In Ignavibacteriota bacterium, the genomic window TGTTGCCGCTGCCCAGAATGGCGCAGCCGACGGACGCGGTGCTCATGCCTCGAAGCGCGCCGCGACGATGCCGAGCGTCTGCATGTGCATCTCGATCCAGTCGCCCGCTGCGGGTATCACCGGCGCTGCGAGTCCGCCCGACAAGATGACGTCGCCTGCGCGCAGCATGCCGCCGTACCCGCGCAGCGTGTTGGCGAGCCAGGCGACGGCGGCAACCGGATTGCCGAGGCAGGCCGCGCCCGCCGCGGTGGATATCAGCGCGCCGTTGTGAAAAAAGCTCATGCCGATGTGGCGCAGGTCGAGTCCGTCCACCGGTGTCGCAGTACCGCCCAGCACAAACATGCCGCTCGAGGCGTTATCGGCGATGGTGTCGCCGAGTGTGATGCGCCAGTCGGTAATGCGGCTGTCGATGATCTCGAGGGCCGGCATCACGAAGGCGGTGGCGCGCAGCACGGTGGCTTCGTTCACGTACGGGTCGTCGAGATCCCGGTCCAGCACAAATGCAATTTCGCCTTCTACCTTCGGCTGTATGAGAGCGGAGAGGGGCACGGGCCGGTGTTCCGGCACATGCATGGTGTCGAGCAGCACGCCAAAATCGGGTTCGTCGACGCCGAGCGCGGTGCGTATGGCGGCCGAGGTCAGGCCGATCTTTTTTCCGACCACTCGCGCACCCCGCGACTTGCGGCGCGCGATAAAGGCGTCCTGCACCGCGTATGCCGTCGCGAGGTCGAGCACGGCGCCGCGCGCGCTCAGGGGCTCGATGGGCTGCCGCGCCCCGAGGGCCTGGTCGAGTTCTTCGGCGTACTGTTCCACACGCTGTGATGTCATGCGCTGCTGTCCTTTCGGTGATCCGCTGCCGCGGAATTCTTGGTCGGAGGAAACGTAAAATGTACGATTCCGCTGCGTTTTTCCCAACTGGATAGCGCGTGTCAGGATTTGCGGCGTAGCGTGGTCACAGGCGGAAAGCAGCGCCGACATCCACCGCGGATCCGCGTCACGTACCCGCGCCGCGGATGCGCCGTCGCACCCGCGGACAGTTGCGAATGAGACCGCGGCGTCCCATTTTCCGCCGTCAATCCTATATCGGAGTTCCCATGTCCCATCTACACGAGAGGTTCCGCCGCGCACGCACCGCGTACGCTCTTGCCCTTTTTGCAGCGCTGCTTCCCGTCGGAATCCATGCGCAGCCGTCGCAGTGGACCCTGACCGGACCCGGCGGCGGAGGCGCCTTTTACCTGCCCAGCATCAGCCCGCACAATCCCGCCATACAGTACGTGGGCAGCGACATGAGCGGCGCCTACCGCAGCGTCAACGCCGGTCGATCCTGGACGATGCTCCCGCATACACAACTGCAGGGAGGCAACACGGGCGCGCGCGTGGCGTTTACGAGTGATCCCGCGGTGCTCTACGCCGTGACCACCGCGCACGACCTGCGCGTGCCGGTGAAAAGTCTTGACGCGGGACAGACGTGGTCCGCACTCGCATCGGATCCGACGGGCGGCGGCGTGTACAGCATCTGGGCCGACCCCGCCTCCACGCAGCGTGTGCTGCTGTCGGACTATACGCGGCTCTATTTTTCGAACGACGGGGGCGCGACATTCTCGCAGAAGTTTTCGAGCAACACCAACGGATCCGGCTGCCATATCGGCGGCGTGCACTTCGAGGGATCGAACATCTGGATCGGAACAAATGCCGGACTGCTGCTCTCGACGAACAGCGGACAGACGTTCGCGCTGACCGCGGTGAGCGGCATACCAGCGGCACAGTCCATCGTGTCGTTCGCCGGCGGTTCCTCCAACGGCATCACACGGTTTGTCGCCGTCACGCTCGGCGTCAACGACGTGTACGCGGGTGTGACAGGGGCCGAGTATGCGAACTTCGAAGACGTGTACGTCCTGCAGGCGGGTCAGAATACATGGATCCCGGCGAACAATGGGATATCCGGAGCCGATTATCCGTTTTTTGCGGGCATGGCCTCGAACGACGCGAACATCATGTACCTGGCCGGAGGCAGCGACGGCAACGCCCCCATCGTGTACCGCAGCACAAACGGGGGACAGGTCTGGACGCCGGTATTTCTGACGGGAAACAACCAGAACATCAACACCGCGTGGTGCGGTTCGGGCGGCGACCGCGCATGGTCCTATCCGGAATACGCACTCGGATTCGCGGTGGGGCCGCGTGATGCGTCGACGCTGATGTTCACCGACCTCGGCTGCGTCCACGTGAGCAGCAACGGCGGGCAGTCGTGGGCGCAGGCCTATGTCGATCCGCGTGATGAAAACCCGGCGGGTTCGCCGACGCCCACAGGCCGCGCCTACCGCTCCAACGGACTCGAGGACACAAGCGTCTGGTGGCTTGCGTGGACCGATCCGCAGAAAATATTCGCCGGGTACACCGACATTCGCGGCGTGCTCTCCACCGACGGCGGCGTGAGCTGGTCGTTCAACTACACGGGACACACCAACAACACGATGTATTGCGTGGTGAAACACCCGGGCAGCGGAAACCTGTACGC contains:
- a CDS encoding fumarylacetoacetate hydrolase family protein, whose protein sequence is MTSQRVEQYAEELDQALGARQPIEPLSARGAVLDLATAYAVQDAFIARRKSRGARVVGKKIGLTSAAIRTALGVDEPDFGVLLDTMHVPEHRPVPLSALIQPKVEGEIAFVLDRDLDDPYVNEATVLRATAFVMPALEIIDSRITDWRITLGDTIADNASSGMFVLGGTATPVDGLDLRHIGMSFFHNGALISTAAGAACLGNPVAAVAWLANTLRGYGGMLRAGDVILSGGLAAPVIPAAGDWIEMHMQTLGIVAARFEA